In Pseudobythopirellula maris, the genomic stretch CGTTAGCATAGATCGGGACCAAAATCCGCCGCTGAAGCGTGATTATAAACGGCGGCAAGCCTTGCCGAGTTAAGAATTGGTTAGCTTTGAACGCCGCTATCCAGGCGTCGGCTCGCAAGCCGCCCAAGCCCGCTCTTCGCAGGCGGTGCGACGTCGCTCAAATCACACGGGCGCAGGTCGCGTGCGTCTTGATCGCCTCTCGGGCGACAATCCAAGGGAAGCGCAGGCCGTCGTGCAGGTAGCGGCCCGCCAAGCGGCGTGGGTTGGTGGCGATGCGGAACACCCACTCCAGCCGGGCCCGCTGCACCCAACGCGGGGCGCGGGTCTGCTCGCCCGCCAGGAAGTCGATCGTGGCGCCGCCGGCGATTGCGACCCGAGCCTTCAGACGCCGGTGATTGGCTTGCAGCCAGATCTCTTGCTTCGGCGCCCCCAGACCGACCACCAACAGATGCGGTTCGGCGTCGTTGATCATGGCGATCGCCTCGTCCTGCTCTCCGCGGTCCGCGGTGAACGAGAAAGAGGGGCTCAGCGCTCCGACGATCTCTACGCCGGGCCACTGCCGAGAGACGTTCTCGGCAGCGCTCTGGGGAACCCCCGCCCCTCCCCCCAGCAGGAACACTTTCAGCGGGCGGTCGGACAGGCCGCGATCGAACATGGCGGGCGCCAGGTCCGATCCCGCCACACGTTCTGGAAGGCTTTGACCCAGGCGTCGCGAAGCCGCCACGATCGGCCAACCATCGGCAACCACCAGGCTCGCATCGGCGTACGCCTCTCGCAAAGCGGCGTTGCGCTGGAGCTGCACGATGTGGTTCACGTTCGGCGTGACCACGTAACGGCAATGCCCGCCGTCGCCCGCTGAGCACCACCTCGTGAGTTGATCGACCGCCTCGTCGATGCGGACCGCGTCGATCGAGATGCCGAACAGCTCCACCCGCTCGCCGGGCGATGCATCACTAGAAGCGGCGACTTCCGCCACAGCTTCACTGCGCGACGCGTCGAGTGCGATTTCCATTGGTGGTCCGTACTCGGTTGTCATCAAGAAATGGCTTCGCGGCAGGCCAACAATCTATAAGCCAATACCAATAACTTCAGTAAGCGCCTTTGCAGCTCAGCACCGCCGGCACGGTCCGCAGGATGAGCATAAGGTCGAACCAGAGGCTCTGCTTCTGGATGTACTCCAGGTCCATTTCCAACTGCCGCTCGAACGGGAGATTGCTCCGGCCCGAGACCTGCCAGATGCATGTCAGACCCGGTTTGACAGCCAACCGGCGCCAGTCCTCTTCCGAGTAGAGCTCCACCTCGGCGGGCAGCGGCGGCCGCGGTCCGACCAGGCTCATGTCGCCATTGAGAATGTTCAACAGTTGGGGTAACTCGTCGAGGCTGAACTTCCTGAGCCACCAACCCACCGGGGTGATGCGCGGGTCGCGGCGGATCTTGAACGTGCGTGGGTCCGCGTGCTCGTTGTCCGTGGCAAGTTCTGTCTTCATGCGGTCCGCCGACGCCACCATGGTGCGGAACTTGTAGCAGCGGAAGATCATGCCGTCCTTGCCCACGCGGTTGTGGGTGTAGAGCAGCGGGCCATCTCCGAACGCGCGGTTAACCACCCACAGCAACGCCCACAGGGGCGACGAGACAAGCAAGCCGAAGGCGGAGCCAGCGATGTCAATCGCTCGCTTGCCGAAGAACTCGAAGGCCGCGATCACCGACCACGGCTCGCCGGCCGCTTCGGTAGGGGCCGCCTCAGAGTAGTGCACAGCCGGCAAACGGATCGCCGCCGCGCCTGTCTCGCTGGTGAGCAACCGGCGGATCCGCCGCACGCTCTCGGCGCCACTGCTGGACGGCTCGACGCTGTCTTGAAGCGCCACCGCCGCAGCGTCGCAGGGGCTCGGCTTTTGCGAGCAGGCGACGGGGTCTGGCTCGGCGCTGGCGTGCGGCGGCAAGCCGCCTTGCCCCAAGCCTTCGGAAGCCAGGTCATCCGTGTTGGACTTCGCGCGTTCGTAGGTCAGCACCGCGATCCTCGTGTCATCAGGCGGGAAATCTGGGAGGCTGCGGAGGAGAGAACGGGCCAGGTGGGCCCTGGTTCACCGGGCGGGAACCCCGCGTGGGTCAGGGCGATCAATGCCCCTCACTCCTTGCCGGGTTGGTTGCGGATCGTGTGTTCCGACACACGACTTCGCCTCTCCTCACCCCCTTTAAGACCGACCAAGCGGGCTCACTGACAGCACCCTAGGAATCGTTCTTGGATTAGGCAGATTGCCCCTGCCAGTTGCCCTCAAGCCCCTAGAACCAGGAGGAATCGGCGTGCATTCCGCCTACTTGCCTAGCACCGCAAAGCATGAACGAAGTATGAAATCGGGGACGCTGCGGCGTGGCCGCCCCGCCCTGCCCTGCCCTGGTGTGTGAGTCGCCCGGCGCCTGTTTCTTCCCGAAAGCTTGATGTCAGGAATCGCGGCTCAGAAGTCCGCAACAGAAGAAGATGACGCCTGCCGTGGGCGAGGCGCGTGCGAAATCGTGGTGAGCTGCGCAGCTTCCTGGCGCTCAACCGCTGGCCGACTCGACCGACGCAAGGCCTTCGTGACCGGCTTCGACCTTAGCCTGCGGTTCAGCCTCGAGCGGCTTGGTAAGCCGCCGCAGCACAGCGCCGACCGCCGCCGCCCAACTGCGGTCGGTGTCGTAGAAGGGCTCGCGGTAGGCGGGGCACGCGTCGGTCTTGCGGGCGTAGAGTTCGCGGTCGGCCGCCAACCGGGCGATCGCATCGAAGTAGCCCTCCACGTCGTTGCTCTCGACCTCGATCGCGGCCTCACGCACCACCTCGAGCGCCGGGCAAACCTCGGACGTGACGATCGGCCGCAGCGCGAGGATCGCTTCGGCTACCACTTTGTTGAACCCCTCGACCATGCCCGCTTGGGTTGGCGCCAACACGGCGTGGCTGCCGGCGTAGAGCGATTCGAGTCGATCACACGGGCAGTACCCGTGCAGCACGACATCTTCCCTCAAGCCTGCGGCGTCGATTCGTCTGCGGAGTTCTTCCATGGCGCCCCCGTCGCCCGCGACATCGAACACAACGCGACGGTCGATACGCTGGCGGGCCAACTCGGCGAGGGCGACAAGCTCCAATGCCCCCTTGTCCTCCTCGACCCGGCCGACGAAGAGTACGCGAAAAGGCTCGTCATCCCAGTCGGCGGAGCGGGCGCCCGCGAAACACGAGCGGCGGTAGTTGGGCAGGAACGGGGTGATCTGCGGCCGCTTGCCACGGGTCAGCGTGTCGATCTGCTCGGTCACGTCGTGAGAGATCGAAAGCATGGCGTCGCAACCGCGCTGGAAGAAGAGGCGGTCGACCGCGTGCACAACCTTCCACACTCCGCGAGGCCCGACGAGCTTGGGCCACAAAACGCAGTGCTGCGTCATGACGACCCGCACCCCCGCCAGGCGAAGCAACCAGAACGGCGCCAGGTGCGAACCTGTCATCAGCACCGCCACGTCGGCGCGTCGGCGGATCGCGGTCCAAGCCAGCGACAGATTGAACAGATACCGGCCGAGGTGGAACAACCCGCCGGAGCGATGCTGAAACGGGATCGGCCGGTGTTCGATCTCAAACTCCGCCTCGCGCAGCTTGTCGATGCGTGAGCAGTACGAGACCACCATCCCCTCGTAGCCGTGTTGGCGGCAGACGTCGTAAAACTGGTGCGAGTAGGCGACCGAAACCTGGGAAGGATCGTCGCGGCCTGCGCGCCAATGCTTGTAGGTGCCGATCACATCGCCCGGACCCGCCATGTAAAAAACACACGGCCGCCTCATCGGACCGCTCCTTCCGACGCGAGCTTCGCGACTGTTCCGCGCCGGCTGCCGGCGTCATGCGGGCTCGAAGAAAATGTTTGCAAGCGTATCACCACTTCCTCGTCATGCGGAGGAGCTTACGCTCGATCCTCGCCCTCAAACCGGTGCGGTCGTCGAGACGACGGCGGCGCTCAAGCCGACGCATCTGAGCCTCGTACGGCGTGCGCAAACGGAAGCTGGCGTCGCCGGCGATCCACTCGCCAAAGCGTTTCTCGTCGCCGAGCTCCAGGCAGCGTGCGGTCAGCGACGATTGCCCCATGGCGCCGTGCTCCCGGTGGAAGTGGGGCGATCGGGGGTCGTCCATGTTGTGGGCAAACTGCGGCGGGAGCGGCACGCCACTCACGTACCCGTCGAGGGACATCTGGATGCGGTCGACCGGCAAGCCGTGGCCCCGCGCCTCGGTATAGGTGTACCTCTCGAGGGTATCTCGCTGGGCAAGGAAAGAGTGCCCCGCGATCGAGGTCATCCTGAGTACCGCGTTGCCAGCCACCTCGACGCTGTTCTGATCGGCTGCGGACGCGTCCCAGTCCTCCGGCATGAAGATCCAACAGCCGAGCATGCCGGCACGGTCGTCTTCTCGGAGGAGCGGAGTGAACTGCTGAGTCCAACCGGCGGGCAACAAGACGTCGTCGTCGATCTTGCCCAGCACGTCGCCGCTTGACGCTTCGAGAAACCACCGCCAAGGCTCGAACTGCCCGACATTCTCGTGGTGGAGATGACGCTCCACGATGCGTGGGTCCTGCAGCCCCGTAATCAGATCGCGGACACCATCGCGTGAGTCGTTGTCCCACAGGTAGAGCCGGAAGTCTGAAGGGTCTTCCAGCAGCCGTGCGATCGTTGGGGCCGCGTAGGCGTGGCGGTTCCAAGTGATCAGCAGGAGCGACGGTGGGTCTGTCAGCGGCTGGTTGCTCATCGCGCCACCCCTTCGCACACGGGGCGAGTTTCGGCGACACGATCGATCGCCTTGTGCATCTCGTCGAAGTGCCCTTTGGCCTGTTCGATCGCAACGTAGGCGCCCCTGGGCTTCAGGCTCGGCTTGAGACGCTGAGGCGCGGCGGCGTGGGCCGCAAGCTTAGTCAGCACCGCGGCGACATCGCGTCCGCGACAGCCGTAGTAACAGGACGAAGCCCCCAACGCCTGGAAGAACGACTGCACTTTGGGGCCGCCGCCGAAGCCAATGAATGGCGTCCCCATCGACAACGCAGAAACCCCTAAGTGGAGCTTAAAAGAAACGATGGCCGACATCGTGGCCACCTCTTCAAGAAAACCACGGACCGATTCGAACTGCACCTTGCGTGCGCCCATACCTACCAGCGGCTCGACCAACTCGTGGCCGTGCGTTGCGGGGTAGTCCGGGTGGGCCGTTTGCAAGCAGGCGACATCGAAGGCGCCGGTCGTGCGGGCGACGTCCAGCAGCGTTTTGGCCAGCATCCGCCCTCTTCCCCACGGAGGCACGTTGATCCCGATCGTGGCTCTCCCTGTCGGGCGTCGCTCGATCCCCAGGCTGCTGCCGGCCCTCAGCACAATATCGGGATAGTACCGCAAGCCCCGAGACTCGAGCAGGCGATCTTCCATCCGGGTGCGAATCGTGCCTCCCAGCAAGTGCGGGCTCTCGAGCAAAGCGCGTCGACCCGGCATCGAGTCCCAGTCGATGGCGCCGACGCCATCGGCGCCAACCGATGTCAGCCAAAGCGGTACGTTGTGTCGGGCCGCCGCTCCCGCCAGCTCGCCTGCCGATGTTTCGCACGCGGCGCCATTGATTAGCAATCCGCCGCCGCCGACTACGCAAAGGTCCGCTCCGTGCAGCAGCTCATTGAGCGACCGTGTTGTAGCGACGCCGCCGGCCTCTTGGGCCAAACGTGATTCGGCAAAAAGTGTGACCCGGTGGCCGTGGTCGCGAAGCGCGCCAGCCACCATCAACGCCATCAAGTCGTCGCCGTAATTGCCGGCTTGGTACCAGCCCCACAGGGCGATGTTGAGCGAGCGAGGGCTCATCCGATAGCCATTGCGTTGAGTGAAACGATTAATGAAACCAGCAGCACGCCACCCAAGGCCCAGGTCTCTTTGCGGCGGTCGAGCCTCCCCACCGCGGAGTCGATCATCCAGCCCTGCACCAAGTAGCTGCACGCCGAGCCGATCGTGACCCCAACACAGAAACCCTCGATACCGCATCTCGCGGCGATCAGTGGCGCCGCGACTGCGGTGACCACGGCGCGTGTCAGGTTCACGACAGCCACTGATTTCGAGTTCCCGACCGAGAGCAGAATGCCGCCTCGTGAAGACTGGAGCACCTCGAAGCAAGCGGCGAACGCCAGGATGCGTAGGATATCGGCGGTCTCGTAGTACCGGGGGTCGTACAGCAAGCGGATGAGGGGATCGGCCAACAACGCTAGCAAGAGAGGCGCCGCCAGGAGCAAAGTGATCAAGACCGAGAACTTGCCGTAGGTGTCCGCCAACTCACCGCCACGATCACGCGCCATCACGTAGGCGGGGAACATCACCCGCTGGCCGATCGACGACACGAGCGAGCTAACAGCGTCCGTGAAGAGCCGTGCCATCGCGTAGAACGCCAAGGCCTCCATGCCACAAACGCTAGGGACCATCAACCGGTCGAGAAAGCGGGCGAGAAAGAAGAAAGCGGTCGCGACGAAAATCCATCTCCCAAAGCCAACCAGCTCGGATACGGACTGACGATGCCAGCAAAAAGCATCCTGCTTCCCAGGCAGCCAGATGCTGGAGAGCAGCACGACCGCGAGAGCGTTGACCACACCACCAGCCACCAACGCCCATGTCGATCTCCACAGCCACGCGAGCGTGACGAGACAGATGATCGACAAGAGCTGCGCCGTCAAATCGACCGCTGTGATCCTGACCATCGATAGTTGCCGATTGGCGACATAGTACTTCGTCGGCTTGAACCCCGAGGCGAGCGGCGCCAGTCCCAGCACGGGCAGGAAGTAGGCTAGTTGCGGATCCCGGTAGAACCACGCCACCGGGTAGGCGATCAGGCAAGCGATCCCCCACAACCCAACGCCGCGTATCACCTGCAACGTCCAAGCCGTGCAGCGGAACTCGAGGCTATAAATCTTCTTGCTATGAATCAGCGAAGCGCCCACTCCCAGATCCGAAAACATCTGGAGCCCCTGCACAAACACCGACAGCAATGCCATTTGTGCGAACGCCTCGGGGAACAACAACCGAGTGACGACAAGATTCGAGGCGAGCCTCAACATCTGGCCGAGTCCGTACGACCCGACGATCGTCATCACGCCACGCTTGACCAAAGACCCCATCGGGTCGTGGGCAGGAGCGCTCGCGGCCTTCCCGGCGTTCTCTTCAGAGGCCGTCGCAGCGACACTCTCTCGCAGGGGCGCATCGGCGGGCTGAGCGATGAGACTCATTTTCGCGTTCTGGGGAGCCCGTGGATGCGAGGCGCCGCTGTTAGCGCGCCGCGTTGGATAGGTACGCCGTGCAACGCTCTTTTTCTGGCGAAGGGTGCAGTCGTGCCCCGCACTCCCAAGCAACATAGTTTACGGCTGCGTTGGATGTGGGAGCAGTCTTCCACAACGCTGCACCGTTTTCGCTCTGCGAGTGGAAGGGATGGGATCAGCACCGGGCGGCGCTAGTTGCGAGGAGCGTCTCGCAGCCCTTCTTGGAGCCGAGAGAGTAAGACGGGGCCAGCAGAGCGTCAAGCATCGCGATGGCCCAAGTTGCGAATCACCCACAAGTTTCATAATTCCTTCGCCGTGAAGTCACTTTTGTCTTCACCCAAAAATCACACGGCCACGGGCTCGCCGTGCGGCGGGGTGGGCGTGGCGACCTGCGGCAGCACGACCCGCTGCCCGCGGGGGGCGGGTTTCCAAGCCAGGGCATAGCTAATCAGCCCGCCGATGGCGAGCTCGTAGATCGGCTGCAACATGTTGTTCATCAGGTTGTCGAGCCCGTAGAGCATCACCAGCGTAGCCAAAGCCACTGCGGCGACGTTCTGTTCGAGCATCCACTGGCGCAGGGGGACTTTGGAGAACAGCAGCCAGGGTCCGATCGCGAGTGTTGCCAGGAAGGCCGTGACGCCAAAAACGCCCTTGGTGCTAATGTGAATCGTCCAGGCGCCGTCAATTACCTTCACGATCAACTCCCCTTCCTCGTCGCGAGGCCAACCACGCATCCATCCCCCCCATCCGAACAGCGGACGGATCATTGAATGGCGGCCGAAAAGCTCTTCCTGTCTAAGCCGCTGCCCAAGTGAAGCCGCCCGGTCGGCGTCTACCAACGCCACCGTAGTCGTAATCGTTTCGGCGGGCAGCACTTCGGCGGCCCGCGTGGCGATGTAGAGCGCCGGGGTCACAAGCAGCAAGAGCATCGGCAGCTTGGTGCGCAGCAGTTTCAGGCTGTAGTAGCTCACGACGCCAAGCAGCAACACGATCAGCCCGCTGCCCGACTTGCAGACGAACGTCATGAACATGAGGGTCGGTGCGCACACCGCCATCGGCAAGCCGAATACGCGACCTCGGCTGCCGGACCTCCAAAACCAAAAGGCGATAAACGCCGCGGCGGCCATCCAGACGGCTAGCGCCAGACCGGTTTGCATAAAAACCTGCGGTCGCCATCCCCCGTATCGTGCGGCGTGCATGAAAGAAGAAGCCTGGAACCCATACAATCGGAGGTTCAAGACAGGCCCGATCTTCGTTTCCAACAGGGCTAGCGGAGCGTAGACCATGGCGCCGTAGACCACGCTCAAGGCGAGCTCGCGGAGACTATCGCTCGCGCCGAAGTAGATCCTCCCCAATAAGATCGGCGCCCCCCACGACATGAACTGCGCCCACGATTCGGCCAAGCCGTCATACAACCCTAAATTGTTCGACAAGGAGCTGGCGATCGGACAGAGCACCCACGCGATCCAGCAGGCGTCAGGCCAACGCGGACGAAAGCTCAGCAGCCGCCCTGAGTCGTAGATCAGAACGGCCAACAGCGTGCCTAACGAAGTGGCCGGCAGCTTGCCATAATCCGGCAGACCGGGGAGTTTCAAGAAGATGTGCGGCAGGAACAGCCAGCCGACCACAAAGGCGATCAGGATCGCCCGCCTTGGCTTGCAGGTCGCGAAAACGCCAACCACGATTGCCGGCCAGGCGATCAGGATGACGCTTGCGAACAGAGACATACGGCGCCGAGCGGTGGGGCGGACAAAACCGTTGGGGAGCGGACGAATAATTCGGCGGAGGGTGGCGCAGCCGCCGCTGCGTGCGTCGATGGCGTCTTAGCAACCCGCCTGGGCTTCGCCGCCATGCCGCTTGAGCCGTCAAACTTGCGACGGCGATTAAGACTTCATGGCGATAGACGAAACCAGCAACCGTCTCCACCGTGCCTCTTAAGTAGCGGGTGCATCCAAGACATTCCCTTGTAGTGCGAGAGGGTGAAGAACGGGTGAAGACGTCATGAATACGTCCCACCTCGAGCCATTGCCCGCTCAACGCCGTCCGACGTGAACCCGCCCTTTTTCGCCTAGAACCGGTGCGTTTGCTGTCAGGACACCACCGCTAGTGGACCATAAGATCACAGAAAGAACCGGCTAGTGTCCCACGCACCGCTCGGTGACTACTGCACTGTGATTGCGGCCCCATGCTAACGGTAGCAAGCTGGGCTGCAATGAATCCAACTAGGGGCATGCGAGACTCCACCCTTCATTGGTCGGATCCATCGTGCTTGCTTTTTTTTTGACTTCTCGAGCTCAGAGTGAGCAGCCACGTCGACCCTCGGCGGCGGTCGTCCCGATACCCCCAGCCACAACGCAGCGACCGTAGATAGTGTTCATTGCCGCCCGACAGGCCACACGACGAATAGCTTCGGTCCTACACGAATTGCCCCACGGCGACTGAGTGGATTCGTCATTCCGGCCTCCAACTCGATCAAGGTTTGAGAACAGAAAGGCAGCGCGGGATCGGCGGCGACATCAACGCCAATATCAATCTCAACCAAGCCGGCAACCACGTCGCCCTCGGCGGCGCGAATCGCGGGGATGTCAACGGCGGCCCGGTGATCGTCGCCGGAACGCCCGACGTTAGCGATTTGATCGCCGAACTCGTCGCCGAGTCGGCGGCCTCCGCAGCGATGGCGGGGAACAGTTCGGCCGACACCCCGCACCAGAACGCCACGATCTTCGACGCCGCTCCCGATTCGGCCGGCGGGCCTTTTTCATCTAAACTTCATCGATTTGTTCGGCAACACCAACGCAGATTCGGGCTCAACGCCCACGGCGTGGAAGAGATCATCATCAACATCGCGGGGGATGGCGAGTTGGACAACAATTATGGCGGCTCGTTCACAAACGCGTCCAATGATTTGATCTCGTCGATCATTCGGATTTTCTACGACGCGACATTGCTCACCTCTAATCGGCTGGTGTGGAGCTCGCTGCTGGCGCCTTGGACCGTGGTGACTCTGAATCAAAACCTCGCAGGCAGCCTCGCGGCTAAATCGCTTGTGCAGCGGGCCGAAGCCTTTTTCCCGACAGCGATGGTCTCTTCTCCCCTGCCGGTCATCCCTGGCCCCTCGATGCTGCTGGTCTTCGCCGGACTCGGGGCGGCGGCGATTTCTAGCAAGAGGTAAGCCTTATCTTGCTCATCCATTTTCCGCGAAATAGCCGCTAAGTACATCTTTCCCGCTGGAAAGCCAAGCACGCCACGGGTCGTCTTGGCCAAACTGCCACTCACGACTTGCCCCCATTCCGCCCCATCCACCAAGAGTCGCCTATTCTTTTTAGAACAATTAAATAACGCTCTTTGTCAGTACGACGCCAACAACGGTCTATGCAGTATCGGGTGGGTTCCCCCTCCTGAGGGAGGGGGCGTACGCTCATCTGCTGTCCTCCAGGCCAGAAAGGCGCCGACAATGTCGATGCTACGAAGCTTGTTTTTGGCGAGCGTAGGGGTTGCCTGCGCCCAGGTTGGCCTGGCGGCGGTATCGGTCCAAGTAACCGGCATGGCCAACGGGTTGGCGCGAGCCGATTTCCTCACGGTCAACGTGGGAGCGAACAACCACTTTTTCGCTCAAAACCTCGACCTCGGTTCACCGGTGGGGTCGCCGTGGCTGCATGAAGATTTATCCATCGACTCCGCGGTCGATCCCTTCGTGAGCCATGGGTTCAGCGTTCAGAACCTAGCGCCCACGCCCACCGTTTTCACTTTCAACACGGTTGTGCCGATCGCCCCAAGCCTTGCGGGCGGGACGCTCGTCGGTGGGTCGATCGCGATCACACTGCTCGACGCGAATTTCGACGGCGTGGCTGGTCTGGCAAGCATGCCTGGCGCGCCGGTCTATAGCGGCGAAATCGACGGCTTCTCCACACTGCCGCTGCTCTCTTCGCCTTTCTCAATGAGCGTTGCGTTCGCCGGCGGTGTCGCCGTGGCGAGTGACTCCGTGGGGTTGCCCGGCCCGACGCACCCAGCCGGGCCGGCGCTCTCGACGATCGGGATCACTCATACCTTTGTACTGAGCCCCGGCGATCGCGCCACGTTCAACAGCTTCTTCGTCATAGAAGCCTCGCCCGCGATCATCCCCGAGCCTGGGATGAGCGTAATGTTCGGGGGTTTACTCGGCTTCGTGTTCACGAATCGGCGTGGATAAAAGTGGTTGCGTAGGGAAGATCTTCGCTCGTGTAGCCCAGGCGTGTTGAGGATGCGGTTAGATAAACCTCCGCCAACGCTCGTCGGCCAGGATGGCAAACGCCACCTGCTTTGTCGCTCTCGATGGGAAGTGTCGGCCTGAGCGATCTTCCGGAGAGCCACGCGTAGAAGCTCTCGCTCTACCCCCCAGGCGCCGGTGCGAGGCTGGGAAGCTTGGCCATCGACCGGAATTACCTGGGCCAGAAACCGGGAAGAGGTCTGCTGGCGGACGCCGTCTGGCGGGTCGCCCAATCTGAGGTCGCCGCGTACGCGATCGTCGTGGACGCCATAGACAACAACGCCGCCCGGTTCTACAAGCACTTCGGCTTCCTCAAGCTCGGGCGGGATCCGAGGACACTGTTCTTGCCGCTGAACACAGCGGTCAAGAAGCTCGGCGGAAAAGTCACTTGAGGCCGCTCGGGCTGAACAGCCCCTCCTCCAAGCGTCTCAAGCGATCATTTTCCGGAACGCTTACTGTTGTATCGGAAATGCCCGCGCAGGCGAGCTTTGGCCGTGCATGGACGTCATTCAAGCCGGTATTTTGTCGCTTCTAGAGGCGTCATCCGCCAAGCGAGCTTGAGCCCCTCTGCCGAGGAGGGGTATCCTCAGCCCCATGCCCGACACCGAGAGCCGCAATCACTTCTACCTCGGCCGTGACCACGACCTGGCCACGGGCGAGACCGCTGCCGAGCCGCTGCTCTACAAGAGCAAGGACCTGACGACGCACGCCGTATGCGTTGGCATGACGGGCAGCGGCAAGACGGGGCTCTGCCTGTCGCTGCTCGAAGAGGCGGCGCTCGACGGCGTGCCGGCCATCTGCATCGATCCGAAGGGCGACTTGGGCAACCTGCTCTTGGGCTTCCCCGGGCTCAGGCCAGAAGACTTCCGGCCGTGGGTCGACGAGAGTGTCGCCAACCGCAAAGGGCTCACGCCCGACGAGTTTGCCGAGCAGACGGCCGACTTGTGGAAGAACGGGCTGGCCGCCTGGGGCGAGGGGCCCGAGCGGATCGAACGCTACAACGACTCGGTCGAGCGGCTGATCTTCACGCCCGGCGCCAGCCACGGCATACCGATGCGGGTGCTCAAGAGCTTCGACGCGCCGCCGGCCGAACTCCGCGCCGATCAAGACGCCTTCCGCCAGCGGGTCTCGTCGAGCGTCACCGGGCTGCTCGCCCTCTTGGGCATCGACGCCGACCCGATCCGCAGCCGTGAGCACATTTTTCTTTCGACGCTGCTCGCCAAATCTTGGGCCGAAGGAG encodes the following:
- a CDS encoding oligosaccharide flippase family protein, with the protein product MSLIAQPADAPLRESVAATASEENAGKAASAPAHDPMGSLVKRGVMTIVGSYGLGQMLRLASNLVVTRLLFPEAFAQMALLSVFVQGLQMFSDLGVGASLIHSKKIYSLEFRCTAWTLQVIRGVGLWGIACLIAYPVAWFYRDPQLAYFLPVLGLAPLASGFKPTKYYVANRQLSMVRITAVDLTAQLLSIICLVTLAWLWRSTWALVAGGVVNALAVVLLSSIWLPGKQDAFCWHRQSVSELVGFGRWIFVATAFFFLARFLDRLMVPSVCGMEALAFYAMARLFTDAVSSLVSSIGQRVMFPAYVMARDRGGELADTYGKFSVLITLLLAAPLLLALLADPLIRLLYDPRYYETADILRILAFAACFEVLQSSRGGILLSVGNSKSVAVVNLTRAVVTAVAAPLIAARCGIEGFCVGVTIGSACSYLVQGWMIDSAVGRLDRRKETWALGGVLLVSLIVSLNAMAIG
- a CDS encoding polysaccharide pyruvyl transferase family protein — protein: MSPRSLNIALWGWYQAGNYGDDLMALMVAGALRDHGHRVTLFAESRLAQEAGGVATTRSLNELLHGADLCVVGGGGLLINGAACETSAGELAGAAARHNVPLWLTSVGADGVGAIDWDSMPGRRALLESPHLLGGTIRTRMEDRLLESRGLRYYPDIVLRAGSSLGIERRPTGRATIGINVPPWGRGRMLAKTLLDVARTTGAFDVACLQTAHPDYPATHGHELVEPLVGMGARKVQFESVRGFLEEVATMSAIVSFKLHLGVSALSMGTPFIGFGGGPKVQSFFQALGASSCYYGCRGRDVAAVLTKLAAHAAAPQRLKPSLKPRGAYVAIEQAKGHFDEMHKAIDRVAETRPVCEGVAR
- a CDS encoding WecB/TagA/CpsF family glycosyltransferase, with protein sequence MEIALDASRSEAVAEVAASSDASPGERVELFGISIDAVRIDEAVDQLTRWCSAGDGGHCRYVVTPNVNHIVQLQRNAALREAYADASLVVADGWPIVAASRRLGQSLPERVAGSDLAPAMFDRGLSDRPLKVFLLGGGAGVPQSAAENVSRQWPGVEIVGALSPSFSFTADRGEQDEAIAMINDAEPHLLVVGLGAPKQEIWLQANHRRLKARVAIAGGATIDFLAGEQTRAPRWVQRARLEWVFRIATNPRRLAGRYLHDGLRFPWIVAREAIKTHATCARVI
- a CDS encoding glycosyltransferase family 2 protein, with protein sequence MSNQPLTDPPSLLLITWNRHAYAAPTIARLLEDPSDFRLYLWDNDSRDGVRDLITGLQDPRIVERHLHHENVGQFEPWRWFLEASSGDVLGKIDDDVLLPAGWTQQFTPLLREDDRAGMLGCWIFMPEDWDASAADQNSVEVAGNAVLRMTSIAGHSFLAQRDTLERYTYTEARGHGLPVDRIQMSLDGYVSGVPLPPQFAHNMDDPRSPHFHREHGAMGQSSLTARCLELGDEKRFGEWIAGDASFRLRTPYEAQMRRLERRRRLDDRTGLRARIERKLLRMTRKW
- a CDS encoding sugar transferase, which codes for MLTYERAKSNTDDLASEGLGQGGLPPHASAEPDPVACSQKPSPCDAAAVALQDSVEPSSSGAESVRRIRRLLTSETGAAAIRLPAVHYSEAAPTEAAGEPWSVIAAFEFFGKRAIDIAGSAFGLLVSSPLWALLWVVNRAFGDGPLLYTHNRVGKDGMIFRCYKFRTMVASADRMKTELATDNEHADPRTFKIRRDPRITPVGWWLRKFSLDELPQLLNILNGDMSLVGPRPPLPAEVELYSEEDWRRLAVKPGLTCIWQVSGRSNLPFERQLEMDLEYIQKQSLWFDLMLILRTVPAVLSCKGAY
- a CDS encoding collagen-binding domain-containing protein; its protein translation is MRTERQRGIGGDINANINLNQAGNHVALGGANRGDVNGGPVIVAGTPDVSDLIAELVAESAASAAMAGNSSADTPHQNATIFDAAPDSAGGPFSSKLHRFVRQHQRRFGLNAHGVEEIIINIAGDGELDNNYGGSFTNASNDLISSIIRIFYDATLLTSNRLVWSSLLAPWTVVTLNQNLAGSLAAKSLVQRAEAFFPTAMVSSPLPVIPGPSMLLVFAGLGAAAISSKR
- a CDS encoding GNAT family N-acetyltransferase, translating into MGSLAIDRNYLGQKPGRGLLADAVWRVAQSEVAAYAIVVDAIDNNAARFYKHFGFLKLGRDPRTLFLPLNTAVKKLGGKVT
- a CDS encoding glycosyltransferase family 4 protein is translated as MRRPCVFYMAGPGDVIGTYKHWRAGRDDPSQVSVAYSHQFYDVCRQHGYEGMVVSYCSRIDKLREAEFEIEHRPIPFQHRSGGLFHLGRYLFNLSLAWTAIRRRADVAVLMTGSHLAPFWLLRLAGVRVVMTQHCVLWPKLVGPRGVWKVVHAVDRLFFQRGCDAMLSISHDVTEQIDTLTRGKRPQITPFLPNYRRSCFAGARSADWDDEPFRVLFVGRVEEDKGALELVALAELARQRIDRRVVFDVAGDGGAMEELRRRIDAAGLREDVVLHGYCPCDRLESLYAGSHAVLAPTQAGMVEGFNKVVAEAILALRPIVTSEVCPALEVVREAAIEVESNDVEGYFDAIARLAADRELYARKTDACPAYREPFYDTDRSWAAAVGAVLRRLTKPLEAEPQAKVEAGHEGLASVESASG